Proteins encoded within one genomic window of Cucumis sativus cultivar 9930 chromosome 3, Cucumber_9930_V3, whole genome shotgun sequence:
- the LOC101210291 gene encoding probable transcription factor PosF21: MEKDKPQSFSGGFPPPSSRYSGLSPTGSIFNGKSEATSSSMLLPPMPSGGLSDSGQFGHGMPTDSNRFSHDISRMPDNPPRNIGHRRAHSEILTLPDDICFDNDLGVIGSADGPSFSDDTEEDLLSMYLDMDKFNSSTATSTIQVGESSSAVGEARSTPTSTIGAATSKDDAAVGLKERPRVRHQHSQSMDGLTTIKPEMLVSGSDEASAADCKKAMSATKLAELALIDPKRAKRIWANRQSAARSKERKMRYIAELERKVQTLQTEATSLSAQLTLLQRDTNGLSAENNELKLRLQTMEQQVHLQDALNEALKEEIQHLKVLTGQAIPNGGSVTNFASFGAAQPFYPSNQAMHTLLTAQQFQQLQIHSQQQQQHFQYHQLHQLHQQSTGDNKSKGSASSPNPKDNNTSDTSSTTC; encoded by the exons ATGGAGAAGGACAAACCCCAAAGCTTTTCTGGTGGATTTCCGCCACCATCAAGTCGTTACTCAGGTCTTTCACCAACTGGAAGCATTTTCAATGGAAAATCTGAGGCAACTTCATCTTCAATGTTGCTTCCTCCAATGCCTTCCGGTGGTCTTTCAGATTCAGGTCAATTTGGTCATGGAATGCCCACTGATTCTAATCGGTTCAGCCATGATATTAGTAGAATGCCTGATAACCCACCAAGAAATATTGGTCACAGACGTGCCCATTCAGAAATACTGACCCTTCCTgatgatatttgttttgacAATGACCTCGGTGTGATTGGTAGTGCTGATGGCCCTTCTTTTTCTGATGATACTGAGGAAGATCTGTTGTCCATGTACCTTGACATGGACAAATTCAATTCCTCGACTGCCACCTCCACGATACAAGTTGGCGAGTCATCTTCAGCTGTTGGAGAAGCAAGATCAACTCCTACTTCAACAATTGGAGCAGCTACCTCTAAAGATGACGCTGCCGTTGGTTTGAAGGAGAGGCCGAGAGTTAGACACCAGCATAGCCAGTCTATGGATGGCTTGACAACCATAAAGCCTGAGATGCTCGTCTCTGGGTCTGATGAAGCCTCTGCAGCTGATTGCAAGAAAGCCATGTCAGCTACAAAACTCGCTGAGCTTGCGTTAATTGACCCCAAACGTGCTAAGAG GATATGGGCAAATCGACAGTCAGCTGCTAGgtcaaaggaaagaaagatgCGGTACATCGCTGAGCTTGAACGGAAAGTTCAGACTCTGCAAACAGAGGCAACTTCTTTATCTGCTCAGTTAACCCTCTTACAG AGAGATACAAACGGTCTTTCTGCTGAGAACAATGAACTAAAGCTGCGGTTACAGACAATGGAGCAGCAGGTTCACCTGCAAGATG CTCTAAATGAAGCACTCAAAGAGGAAATTCAGCATTTGAAAGTACTGACTGGCCAAGCAATCCCAAATGGTGGATCAGTTACAAACTTTGCTTCCTTTGGAGCTGCCCAACCCTTTTACCCAAGCAATCAAGCAATGCACACTTTGTTAACTGCACAGCAGTTTCAACAACTTCAAATCCACTCAcagcagcaacaacaacatTTCCAATACCATCAGCTTCATCAGCTTCATCAACAGTCAACTGGAGACAACAAATCCAAAGGATCGGCATCTTCTCCAAATCCAAAAGACAACAACACATCAGATACGTCCTCTACCACTTGTTGA
- the LOC101210540 gene encoding U11/U12 small nuclear ribonucleoprotein 35 kDa protein isoform X3 — MSNFHLWRETRSRLCAAMSGSNVNKVFYADNYHPIQAGSIDGTDILSHDNAVYRALLCSSAGLYDPHGDPKVFGDPYCTLFVGRLSHLTTEDTLRRDAHHSMIDDCEIIVDYNRQRLMSGWIPRRLGGGLGGKKESGQLRFGGRERPFRAPLRPIPYDDLKRLGITPPPEGRYKSRFQIPSPPRRETDSERREEGSNKNEPTEKDGHSHRNSSIDEDDWSHTRGSNDYRVGHSHKGNHEKMKHESRRTSNDRDDYSPHKRFSEKEDYYQSRSAEKEDLYRRSSSDKDRSRRRDSKDRDDHSRKHHKSHR; from the exons ATGAGCAACTTTCATTTATGGAGGGAGACGAGAAGTAGGCTTTGTGCGGCAATGAGTGGGAGCAACGTAAACAAGGTCTTTTACGCCGATAACTACCATCCCATTCAGGCCGGCAGCATCGACGGCACCGACATTCTTTCCCACGACAACGCCGTCTACCGAGCTTTACTCTGTTCTTCTGCTGGCCTCT ATGACCCCCATGGCGATCCCAAGGTCTTCGGTGACCCTTATTGCACCCTCTTCGTTGGTCGCCTTTCACATCTCACTACTGAAGACACTCTTCGCAGG GATGCTCATCATTCAATGATAGATGATTGTGAAATTATAGTTGATTACAATCGACAACGGCTTATGTCTGGATGGATTCCTCGGAGATTAG GAGGGGGTCTTGGAGGTAAGAAGGAATCTGGACAACTTCGATTTGGAGGAAGAGAAAGACCATTCCGCGCTCCACT ACGTCCGATCCCTTACGACGATTTGAAAAGGCTTGGGATTACTCCTCCTCCTGAAGGAAGATACAAGTCTCGGTTTCAG ATACCTTCTCCTCCCAGAAGAGAAACGGATTCTGAACGTAGAGAAGAAGGCTCCAATAAGAATGAACCTACGGAGAAGGATGGACACAGTCATAGAAATAGTTCGATAGATGAAGATGATTGGTCACATACGAGGGGCTCAAATGACTACAGAGTGGGGCACTCACACAAGGGAAACCATGAGAAGATGAAACATGAATCTAGGAGGACCTCAAACGACAGGGATGATTATTCCCCCCACAAGAGATTTTCCGAGAAGGAAGACTATTATCAAAGCAGATCTGCTGAGAAGGAAGATCTTTATCGGAGGAGCTCTTCAGATAAGGACCGATCTCGCAGAAGAGATTCTAAAGATCGGGATGACCACTCAAGGAAGCATCACAAATCTCATAGATAG
- the LOC101210540 gene encoding U11/U12 small nuclear ribonucleoprotein 35 kDa protein isoform X1, whose translation MSNFHLWRETRSRLCAAMSGSNVNKVFYADNYHPIQAGSIDGTDILSHDNAVYRALLCSSAGLYDPHGDPKVFGDPYCTLFVGRLSHLTTEDTLRRAMSKYGQVKNLRLVRHIVTGSSRGYAFVEYETEKEMQRAYKDAHHSMIDDCEIIVDYNRQRLMSGWIPRRLGGGLGGKKESGQLRFGGRERPFRAPLRPIPYDDLKRLGITPPPEGRYKSRFQIPSPPRRETDSERREEGSNKNEPTEKDGHSHRNSSIDEDDWSHTRGSNDYRVGHSHKGNHEKMKHESRRTSNDRDDYSPHKRFSEKEDYYQSRSAEKEDLYRRSSSDKDRSRRRDSKDRDDHSRKHHKSHR comes from the exons ATGAGCAACTTTCATTTATGGAGGGAGACGAGAAGTAGGCTTTGTGCGGCAATGAGTGGGAGCAACGTAAACAAGGTCTTTTACGCCGATAACTACCATCCCATTCAGGCCGGCAGCATCGACGGCACCGACATTCTTTCCCACGACAACGCCGTCTACCGAGCTTTACTCTGTTCTTCTGCTGGCCTCT ATGACCCCCATGGCGATCCCAAGGTCTTCGGTGACCCTTATTGCACCCTCTTCGTTGGTCGCCTTTCACATCTCACTACTGAAGACACTCTTCGCAGG GCAATGAGCAAGTATGGACAGGTTAAAAATCTACGCTTAGTCAGACACATTG TAACTGGTTCTTCACGTGGTTATGCTTTTGTTGAATATGAAACTGAAAAAGAGATGCAACGTGCATATAAG GATGCTCATCATTCAATGATAGATGATTGTGAAATTATAGTTGATTACAATCGACAACGGCTTATGTCTGGATGGATTCCTCGGAGATTAG GAGGGGGTCTTGGAGGTAAGAAGGAATCTGGACAACTTCGATTTGGAGGAAGAGAAAGACCATTCCGCGCTCCACT ACGTCCGATCCCTTACGACGATTTGAAAAGGCTTGGGATTACTCCTCCTCCTGAAGGAAGATACAAGTCTCGGTTTCAG ATACCTTCTCCTCCCAGAAGAGAAACGGATTCTGAACGTAGAGAAGAAGGCTCCAATAAGAATGAACCTACGGAGAAGGATGGACACAGTCATAGAAATAGTTCGATAGATGAAGATGATTGGTCACATACGAGGGGCTCAAATGACTACAGAGTGGGGCACTCACACAAGGGAAACCATGAGAAGATGAAACATGAATCTAGGAGGACCTCAAACGACAGGGATGATTATTCCCCCCACAAGAGATTTTCCGAGAAGGAAGACTATTATCAAAGCAGATCTGCTGAGAAGGAAGATCTTTATCGGAGGAGCTCTTCAGATAAGGACCGATCTCGCAGAAGAGATTCTAAAGATCGGGATGACCACTCAAGGAAGCATCACAAATCTCATAGATAG
- the LOC101210540 gene encoding U11/U12 small nuclear ribonucleoprotein 35 kDa protein isoform X2 — protein sequence MSNFHLWRETRSRLCAAMSGSNVNKVFYADNYHPIQAGSIDGTDILSHDNAVYRALLCSSAGLYDPHGDPKVFGDPYCTLFVGRLSHLTTEDTLRRLKKEFHLSGNEQVWTVTGSSRGYAFVEYETEKEMQRAYKDAHHSMIDDCEIIVDYNRQRLMSGWIPRRLGGGLGGKKESGQLRFGGRERPFRAPLRPIPYDDLKRLGITPPPEGRYKSRFQIPSPPRRETDSERREEGSNKNEPTEKDGHSHRNSSIDEDDWSHTRGSNDYRVGHSHKGNHEKMKHESRRTSNDRDDYSPHKRFSEKEDYYQSRSAEKEDLYRRSSSDKDRSRRRDSKDRDDHSRKHHKSHR from the exons ATGAGCAACTTTCATTTATGGAGGGAGACGAGAAGTAGGCTTTGTGCGGCAATGAGTGGGAGCAACGTAAACAAGGTCTTTTACGCCGATAACTACCATCCCATTCAGGCCGGCAGCATCGACGGCACCGACATTCTTTCCCACGACAACGCCGTCTACCGAGCTTTACTCTGTTCTTCTGCTGGCCTCT ATGACCCCCATGGCGATCCCAAGGTCTTCGGTGACCCTTATTGCACCCTCTTCGTTGGTCGCCTTTCACATCTCACTACTGAAGACACTCTTCGCAGG CTGAAAAAGGAATTTCATCTCTCAGGCAATGAGCAAGTATGGACAG TAACTGGTTCTTCACGTGGTTATGCTTTTGTTGAATATGAAACTGAAAAAGAGATGCAACGTGCATATAAG GATGCTCATCATTCAATGATAGATGATTGTGAAATTATAGTTGATTACAATCGACAACGGCTTATGTCTGGATGGATTCCTCGGAGATTAG GAGGGGGTCTTGGAGGTAAGAAGGAATCTGGACAACTTCGATTTGGAGGAAGAGAAAGACCATTCCGCGCTCCACT ACGTCCGATCCCTTACGACGATTTGAAAAGGCTTGGGATTACTCCTCCTCCTGAAGGAAGATACAAGTCTCGGTTTCAG ATACCTTCTCCTCCCAGAAGAGAAACGGATTCTGAACGTAGAGAAGAAGGCTCCAATAAGAATGAACCTACGGAGAAGGATGGACACAGTCATAGAAATAGTTCGATAGATGAAGATGATTGGTCACATACGAGGGGCTCAAATGACTACAGAGTGGGGCACTCACACAAGGGAAACCATGAGAAGATGAAACATGAATCTAGGAGGACCTCAAACGACAGGGATGATTATTCCCCCCACAAGAGATTTTCCGAGAAGGAAGACTATTATCAAAGCAGATCTGCTGAGAAGGAAGATCTTTATCGGAGGAGCTCTTCAGATAAGGACCGATCTCGCAGAAGAGATTCTAAAGATCGGGATGACCACTCAAGGAAGCATCACAAATCTCATAGATAG
- the LOC101210783 gene encoding uncharacterized protein LOC101210783 isoform X2, translated as MGQTPLHVSAGYNRAEIVTFLLAWKGPENVELEAKNMYGETPLHMAAKNGCNDAARVLLAHGAFVEAKANNGMTPLHLAVWYSLQSEDCETVKTLLDYNADCSATDEEGMTPLNHLSQSSCSKKLRELLNRHLEEQRKQKAIEACSETKAKMKELENELSHIVGLHELKIQLQKWAKGMLLDERRRALGLKVGTRRSPHMAFLGNPGTGKTMVARILGKLLHMVGILPTDKVTEVQRTDLVGEFVGHTGPKTRRKIKEAEGGILFVDEAYRLIPMQKADDKDYGLEALEEIMSVMDSGKIVVIFAGYCEPMKRVIDSNEGFHRRVTKFFYFNDFSSKELANILHIKMDNQTEDSLLYGFKLHPTCTIEAISDLIERETEEKRRKEMNGGLVDPMLVNARENLDGRLSFECIDTEELRTITMEDLEAGLRLLTQ; from the exons ATGGGACAGACACCACTTCATGTTTCTGCTGGCTATAATAGGGCTGAGATTGTTACATTTCTTCTTGCCTGGAAAGGCCCAGAAAACGTTGAGTTGGAAGCCAAAAACATG TATGGAGAGACCCCATTGCATATGGCGGCAAAGAATGGGTGCAATGATGCAGCGCGGGTGCTACTAGCTCATGGTGCTTTTGTTGAAGCCAAAGCAAAT AATGGTATGACGCCATTGCACCTTGCTGTCTGGTATTCCCTTCAATCTGAAGACTGTGAGACTGTCAAAACTTTACTTGATTATAATGCTGATTGTAGTGCGACCGATGAG GAGGGTATGACTCCACTAAACCATCTATCACAAAGCTCATGTAGTAAAAAGTTGAGGGAATTGTTGAACCGGCATTTAGAAGAgcagagaaaacaaaaagcaaTTGAAGCATGCAGTGAAACTAAAGCAAAGATGAAAGAACTTGAAAATGAGCTATCACATATTGTGGGTTTGCATGAGCTCAAGATACAGCTTCAGAAGTGGGCAAAGGGAATGCTTTTAGACGAGAGACGCAGGGCCCTTGGCCTCAAAGTTGGCACCAGGAGGTCCCCTCATATGGCATTTCTTGGCAATCCTGGAACAG gtAAGACTATGGTAGCTCGAATACTCGGAAAATTGCTTCACATGGTCGGTATACTGCCCACGGATAAGGTAACAGAAGTACAGAGAACAGATTTGGTTGGCGAATTTGTTGGTCATACTGGCCCAAAAACCAGGAGGAAG ATCAAAGAAGCAGAGGGTGGAATTCTTTTTGTCGATGAAGCCTATCGACTAATACCAATGCAGAAAGCTGACGATAAGGATTACGGTTTGGAAGCACTGGAAGAGATCATGTCTGTCATGGATAGTGGGAAAATTGTAGTAATATTTGCTGGGTACTGTGAACCAATGAAGCGCGTGATAGATTCAAATGAAGGATTTCATCGACGGGtaaccaaatttttttacttcaacGACTTCAGTTCAAAAGAATTAGCAAACATTCTCCATATCAAGATGGATAATCAAACAGAGGATAGCTTGCTATATGGCTTTAAGTTGCATCCTACTTGCACCATAGAAGCCATTTCAGACCTGATTGAGAGAGAAACAGAAGAAAAGCGGCGGAAGGAGATGAATGGTGGTCTAGTTGATCCAATGCTAGTAAATGCAAGAGAGAATTTGGATGGTAGGCTGAGTTTTGAATGTATAGACACAGAAGAACTACGTACTATTACAATGGAAGATTTAGAAGCAGGCCTTCGTTTGCTAACACAGTAG
- the LOC101210783 gene encoding uncharacterized protein LOC101210783 isoform X1, with product MQKPQDQRLRSTKPTTIHGYAQSGDILSLQKLLRENPGLLNERNPFMGQTPLHVSAGYNRAEIVTFLLAWKGPENVELEAKNMYGETPLHMAAKNGCNDAARVLLAHGAFVEAKANNGMTPLHLAVWYSLQSEDCETVKTLLDYNADCSATDEEGMTPLNHLSQSSCSKKLRELLNRHLEEQRKQKAIEACSETKAKMKELENELSHIVGLHELKIQLQKWAKGMLLDERRRALGLKVGTRRSPHMAFLGNPGTGKTMVARILGKLLHMVGILPTDKVTEVQRTDLVGEFVGHTGPKTRRKIKEAEGGILFVDEAYRLIPMQKADDKDYGLEALEEIMSVMDSGKIVVIFAGYCEPMKRVIDSNEGFHRRVTKFFYFNDFSSKELANILHIKMDNQTEDSLLYGFKLHPTCTIEAISDLIERETEEKRRKEMNGGLVDPMLVNARENLDGRLSFECIDTEELRTITMEDLEAGLRLLTQ from the exons ATGCAGAAGCCTCAAGATCAACGGTTAAGGTCTACCAAACCCACTACTATTCATGGGTATGCTCAATCTGGGGATATTCTTAGCCTTCAGAAACTGCTTCGAGAAAACCCGGGTCTTCTTAATGAAAGAAATCCTTTT ATGGGACAGACACCACTTCATGTTTCTGCTGGCTATAATAGGGCTGAGATTGTTACATTTCTTCTTGCCTGGAAAGGCCCAGAAAACGTTGAGTTGGAAGCCAAAAACATG TATGGAGAGACCCCATTGCATATGGCGGCAAAGAATGGGTGCAATGATGCAGCGCGGGTGCTACTAGCTCATGGTGCTTTTGTTGAAGCCAAAGCAAAT AATGGTATGACGCCATTGCACCTTGCTGTCTGGTATTCCCTTCAATCTGAAGACTGTGAGACTGTCAAAACTTTACTTGATTATAATGCTGATTGTAGTGCGACCGATGAG GAGGGTATGACTCCACTAAACCATCTATCACAAAGCTCATGTAGTAAAAAGTTGAGGGAATTGTTGAACCGGCATTTAGAAGAgcagagaaaacaaaaagcaaTTGAAGCATGCAGTGAAACTAAAGCAAAGATGAAAGAACTTGAAAATGAGCTATCACATATTGTGGGTTTGCATGAGCTCAAGATACAGCTTCAGAAGTGGGCAAAGGGAATGCTTTTAGACGAGAGACGCAGGGCCCTTGGCCTCAAAGTTGGCACCAGGAGGTCCCCTCATATGGCATTTCTTGGCAATCCTGGAACAG gtAAGACTATGGTAGCTCGAATACTCGGAAAATTGCTTCACATGGTCGGTATACTGCCCACGGATAAGGTAACAGAAGTACAGAGAACAGATTTGGTTGGCGAATTTGTTGGTCATACTGGCCCAAAAACCAGGAGGAAG ATCAAAGAAGCAGAGGGTGGAATTCTTTTTGTCGATGAAGCCTATCGACTAATACCAATGCAGAAAGCTGACGATAAGGATTACGGTTTGGAAGCACTGGAAGAGATCATGTCTGTCATGGATAGTGGGAAAATTGTAGTAATATTTGCTGGGTACTGTGAACCAATGAAGCGCGTGATAGATTCAAATGAAGGATTTCATCGACGGGtaaccaaatttttttacttcaacGACTTCAGTTCAAAAGAATTAGCAAACATTCTCCATATCAAGATGGATAATCAAACAGAGGATAGCTTGCTATATGGCTTTAAGTTGCATCCTACTTGCACCATAGAAGCCATTTCAGACCTGATTGAGAGAGAAACAGAAGAAAAGCGGCGGAAGGAGATGAATGGTGGTCTAGTTGATCCAATGCTAGTAAATGCAAGAGAGAATTTGGATGGTAGGCTGAGTTTTGAATGTATAGACACAGAAGAACTACGTACTATTACAATGGAAGATTTAGAAGCAGGCCTTCGTTTGCTAACACAGTAG
- the LOC101211027 gene encoding splicing factor 3B subunit 4 — MTTKIAPGVGANLLGQHAPERNQDATAYVGNLDPQVSEELLWELFVQAGPVVNVYVPKDRVTNLHQGYGFIEFRSEEDADYAIKVLNMIKLYGKPIRVNKASQDKKSLDVGANLFIGNLDPDVDEKLLYDTFSAFGVIVTNPKIMRDPDTGNSRGFGFISYDSFEASDAAIEAMNGQYLCNRQITVSYAYKKDTKGERHGTPAERVLAASNPQKSRPHTLFASGPPTLPKVAQPNGAIGAPVPPRPFANGAITPNPIPAIRPSPPQGVAFPPMPMAGQPPAWQGQPQQPGQMMPGSMIPPPVQQFRPPPPNMPLPPPQAQAHSMPIPPPMGMGGAQPQLWRPPPPPMQQQQPGRPPMQMSSMPPPPPPNHIPPPLPSSG; from the exons ATGACGACCAAGATAGCGCCGGGAGTCGGAGCTAATCTTCTCGGCCAGCACGCCCCCGAGAGGAATCAAGACGCCACTGCCTATGTCGGAAATCTAGATCCCCAg GTGTCTGAGGAGTTGCTTTGGGAGCTGTTTGTTCAAGCCGGTCCAGTTG TTAATGTGTATGTGCCAAAGGATAGAGTCACTAATTTGCATCAAGGATATGGATTCATTGAGTTTCGCAGTGAGGAAGATGCAGATTAT GCAATTAAGGTGCTAAATATGATCAAGCTCTATGGGAAGCCAATTCGTGTAAACAAG GCATCTCAAGACAAAAAGAGTTTGGATGTGGGGGCAAATCTCTTCATAGGAAACCTAGACCCG GATGTAGATGAGAAGCTTCTCTACGATACTTTCAGTGCATTTGGGGTCATTGTAACAAATCCTAAG ATTATGAGGGATCCTGATACAGGAAATTCGCGTGGGTTTGGTTTTATTAGCTATGACTCCTTTGAGGCATCTGATGCAGCAATTGAG GCGATGAATGGTCAGTATCTTTGTAATCGTCAAATAACGGTTTCATATGCCTATAAGAAAGATACCAAGGGAGAGCGGCACGGCACACCTGCAG AGAGAGTATTGGCTGCTAGCAATCCCCAGAAGAGTAGACCTCACACTTTGTTCGCAAGTGGCCCTCCGACACTTCCAAAGGTTGCACAGCCTAATGGTGCAATTGGAGCTCCAGTGCCACCGCGGCCCTTTGCTAACGGTGCAATCACTCCCAACCCTATTCCTGCAATACGTCCTTCGCCACCACAAGGGGTGGCTTTCCCCCCTATGCCAATGGCTGGACAACCACCAGCCTGGCAAGGTCAGCCGCAGCAACCAGGTCAAATGATGCCGGGTTCCATGATTCCACCACCAGTTCAGCAGTTCCGGCCACCTCCCCCAAACATGCCTCTGCCACCACCTCAGGCTCAAGCACATTCCATGCCTATCCCTCCACCAATGGGAATGGGAGGAGCACAGCCACAGCTTTGGCGACCACCGCCACCACCAATGCAGCAGCAGCAACCTGGAAGGCCACCTATGCAAATGTCATCGATGCCCCCGCCGCCACCTCCAAATCATATTCCACCACCTCTACCTTCTTCTGGCTGA
- the LOC101216022 gene encoding DNA topoisomerase 3-beta isoform X2: protein MFSDFQAGFQDWKSTDPLDLFQASVIKTESNPKAHICQHLSREARGCDCLVLWLDCDREGENICFEVIECTGFGGNGTRKKVYRARFSSVTEKDILKALDNLVEPNRNEALAVDARQEIDLKVGVAFTRFQTTFFQGKYGNLDSRLISYGPCQTPTLGFCVQRHLQITTFKPEKFWSVCPYILQTGYELNLDWERGKLFDCDVTAMFQKRVIEDGIAEVTEISEKQENKVRPSGLNTVNLLKVASSALGFGPQMAMQLAERLYTQGFISYPRTESTAYPSSFDFKGTLHTLVKNPEWGDYVRMLLSDGYSKPRSGTDVGDHPPITPMCLATEDMLGRDAWRLYQYVCQHFIGSLSSDCKYIRTKIQFSIAGEIFNCTGSRVTVKGFTSIMPWLAVNEKKLPQFLKGEKIEVARVDLYQGNTTPPDYLSESELISLMEKHGIGTDASIPVHINNIGERNYVQVQAGRRLVPTNLGITLIRGYQCIDPDLCLPDIRSFIEHQITLVAKGQADHSSVVQSVLQQFRQKYSYFVKKIDHMDALFEAQFSPLADSGRALSKCGKCLRYMKFISSQPQRLYCGICEEVYYLPQKGTIKLYKELTCPLDNFELLIYSLPGPEGKSFPLCPYCYNSPPFEGINTLYGASKANPSSGTSSKGMGMPCFMCPHPTCRHSLITQGVCACPECSGTLVLDPVSAPNWKLNCNKCNCLVFLPKGAHRISTTRDKCADCDSTIIEVDFNKKTTPLEDGATLFVGCILCDEFLHSLLEMKHGKSFIRNRGSRGRGRGRGRGRGGRGRSSGKPMDPKMSFRDF, encoded by the exons TTATTGAGTGCACTGGATTTGGTGGCAATGGAACAAGGAAAAAAGTGTATCGTGCAAGGTTTTCTTCTGTTACTGAGAAAGATATTCTGAAGGCTTTGGATAACCTTGTTGAACCTAATAGAAACGAGGCACTTGCTGTTGATGCTCGACAAGAGATAGATTTGAAAGTTGGAGTAGCCTTTACACGATTTCAGACTACCTTTTTTCAGGGAAAATATGGAAACCTCGATTCCAGACTCATTTC CTATGGACCATGCCAAACTCCCACGCTTGGGTTTTGTGTACAGCGTCATTTGCAAATAACCACCTTTAAACCAGAAAAATTTTGGTCTGTATGCCCTTATATTCTGCAAACCGGCTATGAACTTAATTTGGACTGGGAACGTGGCAAGTTATTCGACTGTGAT GTTACTGCAATGTTTCAAAAACGAGTAATAGAAGATGGAATTGCAGAAGTAACAGAAATATCagagaagcaagaaaacaaagttcGACCTTCTGGACTAAATACAGTTAACCTTCTGAAG GTTGCTTCAAGTGCACTAGGATTTGGACCTCAAATGGCAATGCAACTAGCTGAACGATTGTATACGCAAGGATTCATcag CTATCCACGTACAGAAAGTACGGCTTATCCTTCTTCGTTTGACTTCAAAGGCACTCTACATACCCTAGTGAAAAATCCAGAATGGGGTGATTATGTACGGATGCTTCTGTCTGATGGATACAGTAAACCACGATCAGGAACTGACGTGGGTGATCATCCTCCCATTACTCCAATGTGTTTAGCAACAGAAGATATGTTAGGGAGAGATGCTTGGAGATTGTACCAATATGTGTGTCAACATTTCATTGGATCTCTGTCTTCTGACTGCAAGTATATTAG GACGAAGATACAGTTTTCAATCGCTGGAGAAATATTCAACTGTACTGGGTCACGTGTTACAGTAAAAGGATTCACCTCCATTATGCCATGGTTGGcagtaaatgaaaaaaaactacCTCAGTTTCTGAAGGGagagaaaattgaagttgCAAGAGTGGATCTTTATCAG GGGAATACCACACCTCCGGATTATTTAAGTGAAAGTGAGTTGATTTCTCTCATGGAGAAGCATGGAATAGGCACAGATGCATCAATACCCGTACACATTAACAACATAGGCGAGCGCAACTATGTTCAG GTTCAAGCTGGGAGGAGGTTGGTTCCAACTAACTTGGGCATCACCTTAATTAGAGGATATCAATGCATTGATCCAGATCTCTGTTTACCAGATATTCGAAGTTTCATCGAGCATCAGATCACTCTTGTTGCCAAAGGTCAAGCAGATCATTCTAGTGTTGTGCAGAGTGTATTGCAACAGTTCAGGCAAAAGTATAGCTACTTTGTTAAGAAG ATTGATCATATGGATGCTCTGTTTGAAGCACAATTTTCTCCCCTTGCCGATTCAGGACGTGCTTTGAGCAAATGTGGAAAGTGCCTACGGTATATGAAGTTTATTTCTTCCCAACCACAGCGTCTGTACTGTGGTATATGTGAGGAGGTTTATTATCTTCCTCAAAAGGGAACAATAAAG CTGTATAAGGAACTTACATGCCCTCTGGACAACTTTGAGCTCTTGATTTATTCCTTACCTGGCCCAGAAGGCAAGTCATTTCCTCTTTGCCCATATTGCTACAATAGTCCTCCATTTGAGGGTATCAACACATTATATGGTGCTTCTAAAGCCAACCCAAGTTCCGGAACATCAAGCAAGGGAATGGGCATGCCATGCTTCATGTGTCCACACCCAACATGTCGACATTCTTTAATAACCCAAGGAGTTTGCGCTTGTCCAGAATGTAGCGGGACACTTGTCCTAGATCCTGTGAGTGCACCCAACTGGAAACTCAACTGCAACAAATGCAATTGTCTTGTCTTCCTTCCTAAAGGTGCTCATAGGATTTCCACCACACGTGACAAGTGTGCTGATTGTGACTCTACAATTATAGAAGTTGACTTCAACAAGAAAACGACACCATTGGAGGATGGAGCTACACTGTTTGTTGGATGCATTCTTTGCGATGAGTTTCTCCATTCACTTCTGGAGATGAAGCATGGAAAATCATTTATCAGAAACAGAGGTtcaagaggaagaggaagggGAAGAGGACGGGGAAGGGGAGGAAGAGGACGTAGTTCAGGGAAACCAATGGACCCAAAAATGAGTTTCCGGGACTTCTGA